A genomic stretch from Schaalia odontolytica includes:
- a CDS encoding lipid II flippase MurJ, which translates to MSSNTPRRSILRASALMASGTMVSRILGFIRNAMLIAAVGATAGGVGAAFQTANTLPNTVFNLLASGIFDAVLVPQIVGAIKRRHDGDTYVNRLLTLAGTLLFLVTFATMVLAPVLVMITAAGYTDDIRNLAILFALLCLPQLFFYGLYNLLGELLNAREIFGPYMWAPVINNVVGIAGLGAFLAIWGGAPDGGIPAGDLTHAQFWVLAGSATLGVICQALCLLWPMRRAGVSFKPDFHFRGTSFGSMPRVAGWTFATLGVSQVGVLSTNNLAAMADGFIGHGGAQGGVVGILAYSTAFMIFMVPQSLITVSLTTAIFTRMAGAVADGDDRAVADSYHLGVRTITSLTLVAAAMLMAGSVPMMEIAMAAKGGDPAAVTGYALVLTSLMPGVASTGMVLMSQRVFFAYENVKPVFLMGIGPTIIQVILGWSLYAVTGARWWVVAAALGETACRLTQGVIAIVWVSRENSFVDRAGLLRSYVAYLGAAIIAGFVGFGVLWLVGIHTDISSTLGRMLLAGVKLSVVSAVTGLAYLVVLRVAAPRESEVMMRPLLTRLRVPAPVVNILAASSTPTAEPTAIMAGHTPDETEEPMAPTPERTGDEKKLPSFDEVISASPIPAPPVSPASSSDESVDVPPIPLPDVDPIPAPDADPIPAPDAEPIPAPDEDPIPAPDNAPMAQSLAALGVEPVTGAMDSAEVSSSPFPLAPPPPAPAASGYERDGEVNPANYPHPEPLADAPVTHQIPRVQPVVESAIPAPPVEDPTEVMDSVPPIPAPPAQGAPASPTEEQTKPQRSDKLIDPTRPALIFGVVLFLFGAIWGPWMATRPVTDLDLGQSLRNGVAAQESGEEPAPGLTTTPPPTESVTPTISSVQVLSWNNDDGDHPDRAINMIDSNPSTSWSSRWFDNNQFRDETSVTIVVKLQAKATVSSVTLNMDPATSGGELVVRNVTDPANPRGGTELMISTLSPTTTIQLPTPVETDSIALQFRSMPKGQDGRNWVWISELTVQ; encoded by the coding sequence ATGAGCTCGAACACGCCTCGCCGATCGATCCTGAGGGCATCGGCGCTCATGGCGTCGGGCACCATGGTGTCGCGCATCCTGGGCTTCATCCGGAACGCGATGCTCATCGCCGCGGTCGGCGCGACCGCCGGCGGCGTGGGCGCGGCCTTCCAGACGGCGAACACACTGCCCAACACCGTGTTCAACCTGCTGGCCTCGGGCATCTTTGACGCGGTCCTCGTCCCGCAGATCGTGGGCGCGATCAAGCGCCGCCACGACGGTGACACCTACGTCAACCGCCTGCTGACTCTCGCGGGGACGCTCCTCTTCCTCGTTACCTTCGCGACGATGGTGCTAGCTCCCGTACTCGTCATGATCACGGCCGCCGGCTACACCGATGACATTCGCAACCTCGCGATCCTCTTCGCGCTGCTATGCCTGCCGCAGCTCTTCTTCTACGGGCTCTACAACCTGCTGGGCGAGCTCCTCAACGCCCGCGAGATCTTCGGGCCCTACATGTGGGCACCGGTCATCAACAACGTCGTGGGCATCGCGGGCCTCGGCGCATTCCTCGCAATCTGGGGCGGTGCACCCGACGGTGGCATCCCCGCGGGCGATCTGACCCATGCGCAGTTCTGGGTCCTCGCCGGATCGGCGACCCTGGGCGTCATCTGCCAGGCGCTGTGCCTGCTGTGGCCGATGCGCAGGGCGGGTGTGTCCTTCAAGCCTGACTTCCACTTCCGCGGCACCTCCTTCGGGTCGATGCCCCGCGTCGCAGGATGGACGTTTGCGACCCTCGGTGTTTCCCAGGTCGGTGTCCTGTCGACCAACAACCTGGCCGCCATGGCCGACGGCTTTATCGGCCATGGCGGCGCACAGGGCGGCGTCGTTGGCATTCTGGCCTACTCGACGGCCTTCATGATCTTCATGGTGCCCCAGTCGCTCATCACCGTGTCTCTGACGACAGCGATCTTCACCCGCATGGCAGGTGCCGTTGCCGACGGCGATGACAGGGCGGTGGCCGACAGCTACCACCTGGGCGTGCGTACGATCACCTCGCTGACCCTCGTTGCGGCGGCCATGCTGATGGCCGGCTCCGTCCCGATGATGGAGATCGCTATGGCCGCGAAGGGCGGAGATCCCGCAGCCGTCACCGGCTATGCCCTCGTCCTCACCTCTCTGATGCCCGGCGTCGCGTCGACCGGCATGGTCCTCATGAGCCAGCGCGTCTTCTTCGCCTACGAAAACGTCAAGCCCGTGTTCCTCATGGGTATTGGCCCCACGATCATCCAGGTTATTCTCGGCTGGTCGCTGTACGCCGTGACCGGTGCACGCTGGTGGGTGGTCGCTGCCGCCCTCGGTGAAACAGCCTGCCGCCTCACGCAGGGCGTGATCGCCATCGTCTGGGTCTCGCGCGAGAATAGCTTCGTTGACCGCGCTGGACTCCTGCGCTCCTACGTCGCCTACCTGGGCGCAGCGATCATCGCTGGCTTCGTCGGATTCGGTGTCCTGTGGCTCGTGGGCATTCACACGGACATCTCCTCGACACTGGGACGCATGCTGCTGGCGGGCGTCAAGCTCTCCGTCGTCTCTGCGGTGACCGGCCTCGCCTACCTCGTCGTTTTGCGTGTCGCTGCCCCCCGCGAGTCCGAGGTAATGATGCGCCCGCTGCTGACGCGCCTGCGCGTGCCAGCCCCTGTGGTGAACATCCTGGCAGCGTCTTCCACCCCGACAGCTGAACCAACTGCGATAATGGCGGGACACACACCCGACGAGACGGAGGAACCGATGGCTCCCACGCCCGAACGTACCGGCGACGAGAAGAAACTGCCGTCGTTCGACGAGGTGATCTCTGCCTCGCCGATTCCCGCTCCCCCGGTGTCACCCGCCTCGTCGAGCGACGAATCGGTCGATGTTCCACCGATTCCACTGCCCGACGTTGATCCCATTCCCGCGCCCGACGCCGATCCGATCCCCGCGCCCGACGCCGAGCCCATTCCCGCACCCGATGAGGACCCCATTCCCGCACCCGACAACGCTCCGATGGCCCAGTCCCTCGCGGCACTGGGCGTCGAGCCCGTCACCGGTGCCATGGACAGCGCCGAGGTTTCGTCCTCTCCCTTCCCGCTGGCTCCCCCGCCGCCCGCTCCCGCGGCCAGCGGCTACGAGCGTGACGGCGAGGTGAACCCCGCGAACTACCCGCACCCCGAACCCCTCGCTGACGCGCCCGTGACGCACCAGATTCCCCGCGTGCAGCCGGTAGTCGAGTCGGCCATCCCCGCCCCTCCCGTCGAGGATCCAACCGAGGTCATGGACTCCGTTCCCCCGATCCCCGCGCCGCCTGCTCAGGGCGCCCCGGCCTCGCCCACGGAGGAACAAACCAAGCCCCAGCGCTCCGACAAGCTGATCGACCCCACGCGACCCGCTCTCATTTTCGGCGTCGTGCTGTTTCTCTTTGGCGCGATCTGGGGTCCGTGGATGGCGACACGACCTGTCACCGATCTGGATCTCGGCCAGTCCCTGCGTAACGGCGTGGCTGCCCAGGAGTCCGGCGAGGAGCCCGCACCCGGGCTCACGACGACCCCTCCCCCGACGGAATCCGTGACGCCCACGATCTCCTCTGTCCAGGTCCTGTCCTGGAACAACGACGACGGCGACCACCCGGATCGCGCGATCAACATGATCGACTCGAACCCGTCGACGTCCTGGTCCTCGCGCTGGTTCGACAACAACCAGTTCCGCGACGAGACCTCCGTGACGATCGTCGTCAAGCTGCAGGCGAAGGCCACCGTCTCGTCGGTGACGCTCAACATGGACCCGGCGACATCG